The following are from one region of the Ochotona princeps isolate mOchPri1 chromosome 4, mOchPri1.hap1, whole genome shotgun sequence genome:
- the LOC101536331 gene encoding olfactory receptor 10AG1-like — MGYHRRQEVNFTSVVEFVLLGFSDIPNLQTFLFVMFLIIYVIILIGNGVIILLTRVDQALQTPMYFFLSNLSFLEICYVSATLPLMLVNLWTSKGNILLFACAVQMCFVLMLGGTECLLLTVMAYDRYVAICYPLQYPLIMNHKVCSHLVVFSWLSGVPVEIGQTFQIFSLPFCGSNQINHFFCDIPPILRLACGDTYVNETLVFTVAVLFVLIPFVLILGSYKKIISTVWRLPSAAGRAKACSTCSSHITVVVLFFGSAIITYLRPTSQHYSRTDKFLSLFYTVATPLLNPMIYTLRNKDVMVALKKLVH, encoded by the coding sequence atggGATACCACAGAAGACAAGAAGTAAATTTCACTTCAGTGGTAGAATTTGTTCTTCTGGGATTTTCTGATATTCCCAATCTCCAAACATTCCTCTTTGTGATGTTTCTCATAATATATGTGATAATCCTGATAGGAAATGGGGTCATTATTCTCCTCACCAGGGTGGACCAGGCTCTGCAGACACCCATGTACTTTTTCCTCAGCAATTTGTCCTTCTTAGAAATCTGCTATGTTTCTGCCACCCTTCCTTTAATGCTTGTAAACCTCTGGACTTCCAAAGGAAACATCCTTTTGTTTGCTTGTGCTGTCCAAATGTGCTTTGTTCTCATGCTTGGAGGGACAGAATGCCTCCTCCTGAcagtgatggcctatgaccgctatgtggccatTTGTTACCCTTTGCAATACCCTCTGATCATGAACCACAAGGTGTGCTCCCATTTGGTAGTTTTCTCCTGGCTCAGTGGAGTTCCGGTGGAAATTGGGCAAACGTTTCagattttctctctgcccttttgTGGATCCAACCAAATCAACCACTTCTTCTGTGACATCCCCCCCATCCTCAGGCTGGCGTGTGGGGACACTTATGTGAATGAGACGTTGGTGTTCACAGTTGCTGTGCTGTTTGTTCTGATCCCTTTTGTGCTGATACTCGGCTCCTACAAGAAGATCATCTCCACAGTCTGGAGGTTACCTTCAGCAGCCGGACGCGCCAAAGCCTGCTCCACTTGCTCATCACACATCACAGTGGTGGTGTTGTTCTTTGGATCTGCAATCATCACTTATTTACGACCCACATCACAACATTATTCCAGAACAGacaaatttctctctctgttctatACTGTTGCCACTCCACTGTTGAATCCCATGATATACACCTTGAGGAATAAAGATGTCATGGTTGCTTTGAAAAAATTGGTACATTAG
- the LOC101536089 gene encoding olfactory receptor 10AG1-like — protein MKSTERNLTTMMEFILLGFSDAPKFHWLLFGIFLVIFVIILLGNAIIILVTRVDPTLHTPMYFFISNFSFLEICYVSVTLPRMLVDLWTQKGTISFFACATQMCFFLVLGATECFLLAVMAYDRYVAICNPLHYPLVMKHEFCIRLVVGSWIGGVPVQVGQTFQIFSLPFCKSNQINHFFCDIPPMLKLACGDTFVNELVVYVFAVLFVTVPFMLILGSYSRIISTILKLSSNTGRSKAFSTCSSHLIVVFLFYGSATISYLKTKSNEYEGTDKLLSLFYTILTPMFNPVIYSLRNKDVTEALRKFLPRLLTL, from the coding sequence ATGAAAAGCACAGAAAGAAATCTCACTACAATGATGGAATTTATTCTCTTGGGCTTTTCTGATGCACCCAAATTTCATTGGCTTCTCTTTGGAATATTCTTAGTCATATTTGTGATTATCCTACTGGGGAATGCCATTATAATTCTAGTAACCAGAGTAGACCCCACACTCCACACCCCCATGTACTTTTTTATCAGCAATTTTTCTTTCCTAGAGATTTGTTATGTATCTGTCACTCTTCCTAGAATGCTTGTGGATCTCTGGACTCAGAAAggaactatttctttttttgcttgtgCGACACAAATGTGCTTCTTCCTTGTGCTGGGAGCCACTGAGTGTTTCCTGCTGGctgtgatggcctatgaccgctatgtggccatTTGCAACCCTCTGCACTACCCCTTAGTCATGAAGCATGAGTTCTGTATTCGCTTGGTGGTTGGCTCCTGGATCGGTGGAGTTCCAGTGCAGGTAGGGCAGACATTCCagattttctctctgcccttttgCAAATCGAACCAAATCAACCACTTCTTCTGTGACATTCCTCCAATGCTGAAGCTGGCCTGTGGAGACACCTTTGTGAACGAGTTGGTCGTCTATGTATTTGCTGTGCTCTTTGTCACTGTCCCTTTCATGCTGAtcctggggtcctacagcagaatTATTTCCACCATCCTAAAATTGTCATCAAACACAGGAAGGAGCAAAGCTTTTTCAACATGTTCTTCCCACCTCATAGTTGTTTTTTTATTCTATGGATCAGCCACAATCAGCTATTTAAAAACCAAATCCAATGAGTATGAAGGAACAGAcaaacttctctctcttttctatacTATTTTGACTCCGATGTTTAATCCTGTGATATACAGTCTGCGGAACAAAGATGTTACTGAAGCCCTTAGGAAATTCCTTCCCAGATTGTTGACATTGTaa